A window of Loxodonta africana isolate mLoxAfr1 chromosome 3, mLoxAfr1.hap2, whole genome shotgun sequence genomic DNA:
TTAAGCCCTCTGCCCAGTTTTTGATtgcattgtttgtctttttgttgttgagttgtaggagctctttatatattctggatactaaacccttatcagatatttaGTTCCCGCATCTtgtctcccagtctgtaggttgttggCTACCCATTTTTAAATGTCACGTAAGTGGAGGCACATAGTGCATTTGTTTCTGTGTCCAGTGTCTGTTATCAGCATCAGGCCTGTGCAATTCACTTGTGTTGCTAGAGACAGGGGCagctcagtggtagagttctcaccttccatgcaggagacctgagttcaattaTGGGCCAGTGAACCTCATTCGCAGCCACCACCGTCTGTCAGTGGACGTTTGGGTGTTGCTTTGACACCGAAcgtgtttcagcagagctcccagattaagatggactagaaagaaaggtctggcaatcgatttccaaagaccagccagtgaaaatcctacagatcaTAACGGCCCTACCTGTAATCAATCATGGAGATAGTGCAAGACCGTTTtgtcccgttgtgcatggggtcgccaggtGTCCTGGGGCacacttgatgacagctaacagcaAGTGCTCTCATTTGCGTTGCTGTGCATAGTtctggtttgtgtttttttgtgtgtgaataacACAATTTGTTATAAAGGGCAGAGATACACCGCCCTTAGTGAGGATTAAGGGGTCCCAGGTCACATCTGCTTCTCCAGCTTGGCCGGGCCCCTATCTTCTCAGGGGCCCAGGCTTTGCCTGAGCCGTTTTGAGTCGCAGCCCAATCCCGGGTTCACCCTGGCAGCCCACACTGATGCCATGTTGCTTGTTTTGCAGTTTGTGGACGCAGATAACCTCATCCTCAACCCTGACACTCTGACACTACTCATGGCTGAGAACAAGACGGTGGTGGCCCCCATGCTGGACTCACGGGCTGCGTACTCCAACTTTTGGTGTGGCATGACTTCCCAGGTCAGGAGGCTGCGGGGTCAGGGAGCGGGGCTGGGGGCCGTGGCTGGAGCCTCACTGATTGGCACACCACCCTGTGGTGAGCAGTTCACAAACACCATTGCCTTAAACATGAGGCAGCAGTGATTCACCGGTAGAGTTCTCGCCTCCcatgcaggaggcctgggtttgattcccggccagtgcgcctcatgtgcagcctccactcttctgtcagtggagccctgcatgttgctaggatgctgaacaggtttcagcagagcttccagactaagatggactaggaagaaaggcctggcagtctacttctgaacatcagcagtgaaaaccctacggatcacaatggtcccatctGCAACcagttgtggggatggtgcagaaccaggtggCCTTTCTCTGCATTGTgcttgaggttgccatgagttgggagctgactagatggcagctaacaacaacaatccttaagCAGCCCTGTGAGGACAAGCCTAGGATCGTCCCCAGCATCTTAGTCTCCTGGGGCCATCTTAgcaaaatactacaagtgggtggctttaaagagtagaaattcattttcacaattttggaggttgggagtttgaatttagggcatcagcaggactatgctttttctttgtttctctcttgGCCCTGAGGGGAGAtctttgtctctctctgtgtctgtagCCCTGGGTGTCTCTCGACATTCCTTGGCTGCTTGGAGGTGTTTCTTCACTTGGCGTCTGTTTTCCTCCTGCGAGTCTTTCTGTGCTTACTCCACATTTTATATAAGActccactcagaagggattacaCCAGTTGAGCCTCATCTtaactacatctgcaaagaccctatttccgagGTCGCATTCACAGGCACGGGGGGTTAGAAGGTGGACATAtccttttggggacacaattcaacccccaGCATCTTCCTTGTCATCACACTCCTGATGTTCAATTTCTTTGTAATTCAGAGGAACCCAGGTGTTTGTAACCTTTCTTCAGCTTTTCGATTTTTTCCTCAGCTCATGCCTTTCTGGTTGAAGTGGTggatgtcttagctatctagggctgctatagcagaaataccacaatgggTGGTCTGAAAGAGCAgatatttattctttcacagttcagggggctagacGTCCCAGTTCAGGGCACCAACTTCAGGGGAAGGTCTctctgtctcagcttctctagcccgCCACCTTGGAGCTCCTGGGCTTGTAGACTGGTCTGCCTGCCTTGTCTTCAGAAAGTGCCGGCCTGCCCCCTGTGTCTGCCTTTTTCTGTGCCCAGTCTCTCTTTATAACTCAAGAGTGATTGACTTAAAACTCACCTTATGCTGATATGGCTTCGTTAGCATAATAGAGTAAACCCTATTCCTAGATAGGATCACATCCACAAGAATGTTGTTGCTgtctagttgccatccagtcgattccaattcgtgGCGACCCTGACCCCACATgtacagcatagaactgctccatagggttttcaaggctgtgacctttcagacgcagatcaccaggcctgtctcccaaggtgctcctgggtgggtttgaaccagcagccttttggctggtagcTGATTGCTTAACTGCAGCACCCAAGGGCACCTCCACAGGTGtaaggattaggattccaacatgtattttgggggacacaattcagtccataacagccaGGGCTACAGATGGGTAACCATTTCCCTTTTTCTGTGGTTAACCTGCTGACTGAGGCTCTGCGGGAAGAGACCAGGCCTGACCCTGCCTGGAGCCAGGTCTCTTTCTGGGCTGTTCTTTGGGTCCCACCTTCCAGGTTCTAGCCTCACTTCTGGGGACCCCTACTCAGGACTCTTAcctccatcccccacccccagggtTACTACAAGCGTACACCCGCCTACATCCCCATTCGCAAACGGGACCGCCAGGGCTGCTTCCCAGTGCCCATGGTGCACTCGACTTTCCTGATCGACCTGCGGAAGGCAGCCTCCAGAAACCTGGCCTTTTATCCACCCCATCCAGACTACACCTGGTCCTTTGATGATATCATCGTCTTCGCCTTCTCCTGCAAGCAGGCAGGTGAGCACATGGAGTAGGAGCATCTGGCTGGTTCCTTGGGGTCCTCACGGAACAAGGCCAGACAGCTGACAGAAGGCTTACAGAACCAAAAGTGTAGGGTGCAGGAGTGCCTTCAGGCATGGCTGTATCCAGGTGTTCAGATGATGCCACCAGGACTCAGGCTGTCTCTAGCCCTGGCTTTGTGGGTTGGCTTTACTCTCCAGCTCCTTAAGACCGCTTTATTGAAGGTTAAGGaccccaggtggtacaaatggtttggcTTGACTACTAAGTGGTACCatggaggaaaggcctagtgatttccTTCCAtaggattatagccaagaaaaccctgtggaatggttctactctataacatgtggagtcaccatgagtccaaatcaatgCCATGAAAACTTTGTTTAATGGAAAGTTATCTTCAACTCTATACTTAGCTGTATTCTCCAGGTTTTATGTAGTTGAGCATGTATTTATCATATAATCAGGAAAAGAATGTTTTAAAGACATTAGAGATATGCTGACTTGACATTTATTCTAAACCAGGGGTTAGCCTGGTGCTCAGTTCTGTCCCACACCCTCCCCACCTTACCTGCCTCTAGAAGGTTCTGTTTGTGACTCCCCCTGTTGGTGGGAGATGGAATGACATACTCCACCagtgtggggttttttgttttttttaatttttttaattaatttttaattgtagtaaataTGTCTGTAACAAAACATatgctatttcaacattttttacgtgtacaattctgagacattgattacattcatcttGTTATGCgaccattaccactatccatttccaaatttttccatcacccttaacagaagctcagtgcccacTAAGCAGAttccccctttctcctccctcccgtTGCTGGTAACCactctctatacacttgcctattctagatattttatataagtgggattaCAAAATACTTGTCCTTTTCCGACCGACTTCCTCACTgtcatattttcaaggttcatccatgtggtggcatgcatcagaacttcatttcgctttagggctgaataatattccattgtgtggacggaccacattgtgtttatccattcatctgttaatggacacttgcgttgtttccacctttggctgtTGTGGGTGTGCTGCTGTGAATATTGGTGTGTATTTATCTGTTAAGCCTCTGCTTTCAGACTCTTGGGGACATACCTAGGGTTGGGATTGCTGcgtcacatggtaattctatgtttaactttctgaggaactgccagactgtgtTCTACaatggctgcatcattttacattcccaccaacaatggatgagggttccaatttctgcaCATAGTCGCCAACACTTATTATTGTCCGTTTTTCTGATAttagacataatttttttttttaagggggtgTGAGGGGGTccatgggtgatgcaaacggttatgcactcaactgctaaccagaaggttggaggtttgaacctacccaggggtgccttggaagaaaggcctgacgatctacttccaagcAGTTAGCCATTGAAggccctatggagcaccgttccactctgaaacacacggagtcgctaggagtcggaattgactggatggcaactgatttggttttgggtttagtgagcgtgaagtggtatctcatttccctaatgactaacaaccttgaacatcttttcatgattTATTGGCTGTacaaggcacttttttttttttttgtaattctgttttttgtttttttacaaggCATATTTAACAGCTCTGGAGTTTTCCCTTGTATCAACCAATGACATTACAAATGTTTCTGGTTTCTCACCCTCTGAATGGTCAACAGGGAGCATCCAGTGTGCCTGGCTGCCCACTCACATTTGAGGCTCTGTTCTGGCCATAATCCCTGGTGGAGCACTGAGGAGTCTGCCAGCGACAGCCACTGCTGGACCCCTGCCCCTTGCCCTTTGCTGGGCTATGGTGCCGTCCCTGCCCCTGCTGCCTCCTTGCTCTCTGGCTGTCTCTTTGTTCTGATTTTTGCCTGTTGTTCTCTTGGCCCCAGAGGTGCAGATGTACGTCTGCAACAAGGAGGTGTATGGCTTCCTGCCAGTGCCACTGCGGGCACACAGCACGCTCCAGGATGAGGCCGAGAGCTTCATGCACGTGCAGCTGGAGGTCATGGGTGAGTCCAGGCGATTCCGCACTGCTTGTATCCCACGTCACCCCGTGCACACTAAGTTGATCAAAGAGAGATGTGTACTGGACAGTGATaaaacagagtccctgggtggtgcaaatggtgaacatactcactcctaactgaaaggttgaaggtttgagtccacgcagaggtgcctcagaagaaacgcctggtgatccacttcctaAAAGTCAGCCGCCAAAAGCcatgacacacgtggggtcaccatgagttggagtcaactcgatggcaagtagTTAATGTTAAACCAGGCCAGGGTGACTTTTATTCAAAACAATTATAGTAAGGGAGCaagagtcctgggtggcacaatgattaagctctcggttggtggttcaaacccacccagaggcacctgggaagaaagacctggcaatctccttctgaaagatcacatccattgaaaatcctatagagcagttccactctacacagggggtcgccatgagtcagaactgactccacggcgaCTGACAACAACATAGCAAGGGAGGGGAAAGGATAAGGGACAGGAGGAAGGGACACTGTTGTGGGGGGGGACCAGGACAGTTGGGGGAGTGAGAGAGACCCAGAACTCAGTCTGAGCTGCAGCTTGCTCAGAGAACTGCGAGCCTTTTAAAAGAACGTGAGGGTTTATATGAATGTCTAGAACAGGTAGATGTAtggggcagcggtggttcagtggtggagcTCTCGCCTCCCACACGGGAGACTGAGGTTCGGTTCCCATCCAttgcacctcatgggcagccactacccatctgtcagttgagGCTTTAGGATGCagcacagatttcagcagaggttccagactaaaacagactaggaagaaaggcctggcaattgacttccaaaaggctgcagccttgaaaaccctatggaggagttctactctgcacacatggggttgccgtgagttggtacacacttaatggcaactaacaacaacactgctACTAGAAGGTTCTATCTTTGACTTTTCTTTATGGCTGGACATGGAATGGGCACCTGTCCTTCTTGTTTTGGGGATATTTTTGGGTCTTTACAAGAGTTAGAACAATCCCGAGTGGTGCAAactgaggcaccttggaaggaagacctggcaatctacttcagaaaaatcagccattgaaaatcctatggagcccagttctgctctgacacacatggggtcactgtgagtcagaatcaattcagtgaCAATTGGTTTGGTAATGTGTTCAAGGTTCATCAAGCttgtttttttctaattaaaatgtACATCCAAAATAAGAGCGTCTTCCACATACAAGTTTTCCACAGGTTCTGGGCCCTTAATGTAATATTTGATGCCTTTAAGAAATATGTCTGCCTTTTTTATTGGAAGAGAAAATATACTTGTTAAAAGTGCATGGGATCAAACTGTTTTCTCTCCAACAGTTTGGTGTGTGTCAAACCTCGACAGGAATCCCTGAGTGGAGCAAGCAGTTACGCacttgactattagctgaaaggctggcaatctgaacccacccagaggcgccttggaagacaggcctggcagtctgcttctggaaggtcacagccttgaaaaccctatggagcagttctattctgcacacttggggttgcgGTGAGTCAGAGTCAATACCTGGACAAACAGACAGACACAGGCCCCCCCCGCACTCCCATAGTTGCTCATTGTGaagttttctcattttcataCATTGGAATACAGCAGCCCTTTATATACACCCCTTGCCTTGCCATTCTGTCTCATGCCAGAACTGCACCCAAAATCAACCGTCCCTATTTTCTGTGGTGAAACTCAGGGCTCAGTAGCTGTGAACCAGCCCCACCTTGCCTTAATGAGCCTTACCAGTGGACGAGGGTTCCAGTCTCTCGCCactacttgttattttccattttttcttatcttttatcACAGCTGTACTGGTGGGTGTGAAGGGGTTATGATTACTTTTttccacgtgtacaattcagtgccattgattacattcttcaagttgtgcagccattctcactatccttttctaaaTCATTCCATCACCATTAATGTAAAGTCACTGCccactaagcaaaaactcccccatcctctccctcccacccctggtaaccgctaatcatctttggtttctatatatttgctaatCTGTTGTGAGTGAGGTCCTAcggtatttgttcttttgtgactgactgattccACTcaccatgaggttttcaaggttcatccatgtgtggTACGCATCAGGCCTTCGATCTCTTTATGGCCGAGCGGTGTTGCAGTCTATGGATGGACCacgttgtgtttatccattcatgtgttggcGAACATTGTTTCCTTTCGGCTTTTGCGAAAAGTGCTGCAGCAAACAGAACAtcggtgtacaggtttctgtttgcgttcctgccttcacttctccGGGGTGTATACCTAGTATTGGGATTTTGGGGCCGTAGAGTCATTCTAtgctcaactttttgaggaactgccaaactgcttcCCACAGCCggtgcaccattttacaatcccaccatcaCTGCAGGAGGGCTCCACTTTCTCCAgaacctcaccaacacttgttgttttctgttttttttttttttttttttttttattattgccattctaatgggctgaggtgctatctcattgtgggtttgattggcatctccctaatggctaatggggaaccctggtggtgtagtggttaagtcctccagctgctaaccaagaggtcagcagttcgaatccaccaggtgctccttggaaactatggggcagttctgctctgtcctatagggttgcaatgagtcggaattgactcgatggcagtgggtttggttgtttttttttaatggctaatgacatgaGCATGCTCTCacgtgcttgttggccatttgaatatcctctttggtgaaatgtctttttgagtcctctgcccattttttggaTTGGATTGTTTAAATTTTCGTTGTTAAGTTGTGGGTCTTGATTACTTTTAAAAACTTCTTTGATGTGTGTGATCTCCTTGCCTTTTTCATGAAAGTCTTGTGAAATTTATCGtcctcattttatagaagaggaaagcTGAGGCCCAGACAAGTCAGGGGCACACAGCTTTTGACCCTTCACTTTTTCCTTCCAGGAGTAGTTATTGtgtgcctgctgtgtgccaggccccaTGCTTCGGGACCCTGTGTAAACAGGCAAACTAGGGCGTGGCCCCACAGGCTCACAGGGAGACAGGCACGTGGCCAGGGAGCTAGAACAGCGGTATCAGGGCTTTGATGGCAGAAGCCCGGGCACTGTCGGGGTCCAGAGGAGGCCCTGACCCAGCCTGGGGAGGTCGGGGGTCCCCAGGGAGAATGTGTGGGAGCTGAGAACCAATGGCTGAGGAGGGGGAGGGCAGAGGACCCGCCTGTGCAGAGGTCGGGAGGTGGGAGTGGGTGAGTAGGGGGCCATGAAACAGCTGGAGGAACCGGTACGGGGAGGTGGGGTGGAGAAAGATGAGCTAAGACATTGTAGGTGGGATGCTGTAGGGGGGCCTGGTAGGGCCTGGAATGCCAGGCTGCGGGGCTCTGGGTAATAGGAAGCCATGGACGGGGTGGGAATGCAGTATTGGAAAGAGGCTGGAGGCTGGTTCTGGAAGGGAGGCAGTGCGTCCCCCTACGCCTGTGACTCAGGGACCCAACGATACCCTAGTCCTCCTGGAAGGGCGCCAGTGACCCCGCAGCCTCTCTCTCCCCGCAGTGAAGCACCCGCCGGCGGAGCCATCCCAGTTCATCTCCGTGTCGGACCAGACACCAGACAAGATGGGCTTTGATGAGGTGGGTGGGGCCTCCCCGAgggcggggcggggcctgggGTCTGTGGTCCGACTGGAGGCTCCGGCTGCAGGTCTTCATGATCAACCTGAAGCGGCGGCAGGATCGGCGGGAGCGCATGCTGCGGGCACTGCGGCTGCAGGGGATCGCCTGCCGGCTGGTGGAAGCCACAGATGGCAAGTGAGTCCCAGCCCTGGGGAAGGGGGACATGGGTGTAGACCATACTGGTGGAGGCCCTAGGTAGCAAGTGAGCCCTGATCCTCAGGGAGGGACTGGGGGAGTGTGAGGGCACCCATGTAGACCCTGCCGGTGGAGGCTGTAGATTGACTtgtgggggaggggcggaggcAGGGCCAGACACTGGGGTAGACCACACCAGTGGAGGTGGTGGACAGCAAGTGAGTCCCAACCCTGGGTGGAGGCATCAAGTCCAGACAGGTCTAAGCCACCATGTCCTGGAAGGCTGGGCCTGTGGTGTCCAGGAGGAGCGCTAACTGTGGAAGAGTAAAGCAGGGTGCTTAGCTGGAGGGAAGTGCTGATGGTGGACTAGCAGGCAGTGTTGGTCTCCTGTGTAACTCCACTCCTTCCTCATAGAGCCATGAACACCAGCCAGGTAGAGGCACTGGGCATTCAGATGTTGCCAGGCTACCGGGACCCCTACCATGGGCGGCCCCTCACCAAGGGCGAGCTGGGCTGCTTCCTCAGCCACTACTCCATCTGGAAGGAGGTGGGTGCTGTGGGGGGTAGCGCTGGGGCTCCTTGTGGATTTTGGGAGGGACCAGAGGGTCAAGCAGGGAGCTGCCCATAGCCCATGCTGCTTTGCACGATGAAAACAAGCATGGCCTCTATTTAGCGATTGCTTCATGGGAACTGTCTCATTTTGGCCCAAGCACCCCTGGGTGGGGTGGATgctttccttccattgtgcagatgtgaaaactgaggcaGGAGAGGGTTAAGGATGAGCGGGATGAGCTCTATGTGCAAAGAAGGTGCTTCCcagcctgagcctcagttttcccaaatGATAGTCATGAGCTCAGGGGGCGGTCATGAGGATTGTCAGGCTCATTCTTTCAGGGGGTATCTGCCAGGCATCTATGGTGTGCTCTGAGCTGGTGCTGGAGATGTGGCAGCTGCCAAGACAGACCCGGCCCTCCTCAGGGCCTCACAGTTAAGAGAGGTGGGAGACTAATGATATaaaccacaaagagataaatATTAAAGTAATGATAAGTGAGGTGTATGTCCACAGCATAGGACTATGAATTGTCCTCAGTGAGGCAGATTTGGGCCTGCTGGGTAGGTGATATTTGAACTGAGACATGAAAAGTGAGGGGGAACTGGCCTGCTGCTTTCTGGAGGAATATACTCTGGGTGAAAGGTACAGCAtaggcaaaggccctgaggtgggagccACCTGTGTGAGAGGAGCAGCAAGGAGGAGGGGAGGTGGTGGCTGAAAGGTCCCTGCAGCCATGGGGAAGGGTGTGTATTTGCCTCTCTCCTGAGTTGCCGCCTCCAGGGCCAGACTCAGCCTTGGTCTCCCTGGGCCTTTGGTCTCCCTGTGACCTGGGCAGGGCATCCCCCTCAGGTGGTGGACCGGGGACTGCAGAAATCGCTGGTATTTGAGGATGATCTACGCTTCGAGATCTTCTTCAAGAGGCGCCTGATGAACCTCATGCGAGATGTGGAGCAGGAGGGCCTGGACTGGGACCTCATGTGAGTAGGAGAGCCTGAGGTGTACTGGGGATCGGGGCGGGGTCAGGGTACCCTCGGACAAAAGCCCATTCTCCACCCTGGACCACCAGACGCCACGGGGTTTGGCCCTGCAGACTCCTCACCCTCCACCCTCCTTGCACCCCACACCTGCCAGGCCTGCCGCCACCCCAGGCCTTGACAATGCTCTTTGGGAGGCGGGAGGAGGGCTGCGGTGCAGCTGAGTAACACTCTGTCTATGCCCCAGCTATGTGGGCCGGAAGCGCATGCAGGTGGAGCACCCTGAGAAGGCCGTGCCCCGCGTGAGGAACCTGGTGGAGGCTGACTACTCTTACTGGACACTGGCTTATGTGCTGTCCCTGCAAGGCGCCCACAAGCTGCTGTCCGCCAGGCCACTTGCCAAGATGCTGCCTGTGGATGAATTTCTGCCCGTCATGTTTGACAAACACCCAGTGTGAGTGGGTTGGTAGATGAGTGGGTGGGAAAGCAGGCTCACTGGCGGGGGGTGCAGTGGTGCTTCAGGTTTAGGGGCCCCAGGGAGTATTCTCCTTCCCTCTGTCCCCTGCGCCCTCCATCTGCCTCTCCCTCTGTCCCTTCTCATCCCTGCTCCTTCCATCTGTCCCTGCTCTGTCTCTCTGCCCCTTCCTCTGTCCTCTGCTCCCTCCATCTGC
This region includes:
- the COLGALT1 gene encoding procollagen galactosyltransferase 1 isoform X1, whose translation is MAAAPRAAGRRGQPLPALLLLLLASPPLGGPSGAAAYFPEERWSPESPLQAPRVLIALLARNAAPALPATLGALERLRHPRERTALWVATDHNADNTSAVLREWLVAVKSLYHSVEWRPAEEPRFYPDEEGPKHWSDLRYEHVMKLRQAALKSARDMWADYILFVDADNLILNPDTLTLLMAENKTVVAPMLDSRAAYSNFWCGMTSQGYYKRTPAYIPIRKRDRQGCFPVPMVHSTFLIDLRKAASRNLAFYPPHPDYTWSFDDIIVFAFSCKQAEVQMYVCNKEVYGFLPVPLRAHSTLQDEAESFMHVQLEVMVKHPPAEPSQFISVSDQTPDKMGFDEVFMINLKRRQDRRERMLRALRLQGIACRLVEATDGKAMNTSQVEALGIQMLPGYRDPYHGRPLTKGELGCFLSHYSIWKEVVDRGLQKSLVFEDDLRFEIFFKRRLMNLMRDVEQEGLDWDLIYVGRKRMQVEHPEKAVPRVRNLVEADYSYWTLAYVLSLQGAHKLLSARPLAKMLPVDEFLPVMFDKHPVSEYKAHFSPRNLRAFSVEPLLIYPTHYTGDDGYVSDTETSVVWNNEHVKTDWDRAKSQKMREQQALSREAKNSDVLQSPLDSAARDEL
- the COLGALT1 gene encoding procollagen galactosyltransferase 1 isoform X2 — translated: MAAAPRAAGRRGQPLPALLLLLLASPPLGGPSGAAAYFPEERWSPESPLQAPRVLIALLARNAAPALPATLGALERLRHPRERTALWVATDHNADNTSAVLREWLVAVKSLYHSVEWRPAEEPRFYPDEEGPKHWSDLRYEHVMKLRQAALKSARDMWADYILFVDADNLILNPDTLTLLMAENKTVVAPMLDSRAAYSNFWCGMTSQGYYKRTPAYIPIRKRDRQGCFPVPMVHSTFLIDLRKAASRNLAFYPPHPDYTWSFDDIIVFAFSCKQAVKHPPAEPSQFISVSDQTPDKMGFDEVFMINLKRRQDRRERMLRALRLQGIACRLVEATDGKAMNTSQVEALGIQMLPGYRDPYHGRPLTKGELGCFLSHYSIWKEVVDRGLQKSLVFEDDLRFEIFFKRRLMNLMRDVEQEGLDWDLIYVGRKRMQVEHPEKAVPRVRNLVEADYSYWTLAYVLSLQGAHKLLSARPLAKMLPVDEFLPVMFDKHPVSEYKAHFSPRNLRAFSVEPLLIYPTHYTGDDGYVSDTETSVVWNNEHVKTDWDRAKSQKMREQQALSREAKNSDVLQSPLDSAARDEL